In one Verrucomicrobiia bacterium genomic region, the following are encoded:
- a CDS encoding DUF47 family protein, with amino-acid sequence MPWLVKKEEAFFDMFERATKNLSASVDVFLEMIKDFSKLEKGVQKLDELEHEGDIITHEIMDRLNRTFITPIDRDDIHAIAAGIDDVLDLTEEVADRIFLYKLEKPTQNLVQMAQILHQSVMEVAKAITSLRDLKRPRRILDYAIEINRLENEADMLLKMTMVELFERAPSPLEVIKWKEVYESLEKAIDKCEDMAVVIESVVVKNA; translated from the coding sequence ATGCCCTGGCTGGTAAAAAAGGAAGAAGCGTTTTTCGACATGTTCGAGCGCGCCACCAAAAATCTGTCCGCCTCGGTGGACGTTTTTTTGGAAATGATAAAGGATTTTTCCAAGCTGGAAAAAGGGGTGCAGAAATTGGACGAGCTGGAGCACGAGGGGGACATCATCACCCACGAGATTATGGACCGGCTGAACCGCACATTTATTACCCCCATCGACCGAGATGACATACACGCCATCGCCGCGGGGATCGACGACGTTTTGGATTTGACCGAGGAAGTGGCAGACCGGATTTTCCTGTACAAACTGGAAAAACCGACGCAGAACCTGGTTCAAATGGCCCAGATTCTCCACCAGTCGGTGATGGAGGTTGCCAAGGCCATCACTTCCCTTCGGGACTTAAAGCGTCCGCGCCGGATTCTGGATTATGCCATCGAAATCAACCGGCTGGAAAACGAGGCGGATATGCTTTTGAAAATGACGATGGTAGAGCTTTTTGAGCGCGCCCCCTCGCCTTTGGAAGTCATCAAGTGGAAGGAGGTGTACGAGAGTCTGGAAAAAGCGATCGACAAATGCGAAGATATGGCCGTGGTAATTGAATCGGTGGTGGTGAAAAACGCCTAA
- a CDS encoding efflux RND transporter permease subunit, translating to MKLSELSIKRPVFASVMSLVILLFGVIAFTRLPVREYPDIDPPVVSITTFYRGASPSVVETEITDILEEQLSTLEGVKTIKSSSVEQGSVISVEFELNRDVNEAANDVRDRVTRIRGELPAEADDPIIEKLDVNAQPFLWLALSSTRHSDLEVSEIADRILKEKLQRLPGVGLVFIGGERKYAMRVWLDAQRMAAFGLTTQDVENAIRRGNAEIPGGRVEGAGREFAVRTLGKLATPEEFAGLIVKQDGDQIVRLGQVAEVTLGAEDERTVVRYNGHPAVGVGIGKQNKASTIEVSKTVMAALPQLAKELPKGMNLEVAYNAADFIQDSINEVQETLFIAFCLVILVILAFLKSFRATVIPTLAIPVSIFGSFAVAYFLGFTLNILTLLALVLAIGLVVDDAIVVLENVYRHMQMGKDRRKAAFDASKEIGFAVIAITITLVAVFIPLSFLTGNVGKLFREFGLSVAAAVLISGFTALTLTPMLTSRILKPLYGVGHNWATKSFDAFFAWLDSTYTRILAWALKNRLKVFAGATVLVLLSLSLFKFLPSELVPVEDRGIGFGVVIAPEGATLDYTDRYMHQVENILMNLPERQGLFTAVGLGFAGPGRVTNGVLFLRLKPRGERDRSQQEIVQSLFPQLMSIPGVLAFVINPPSLGADFTSSPVEYVLQGDTYEELQQAVGIMMGKAQQLGYLYNLDTDLRLNKPQLNIQIDRERSAGLGVSVADIGATLETFLGGRVVTNFKRGAKQYDVILQMKPADRATPRTIEDLYVRTRGGLVQLANVVQLKETVAPKELNHYNRIRSATITASMLPGVSLGKALDDLDQIRQNDLPPGIKRELAGQSREFRESSSALYFVFLLAVVFIYLVLSAQFESFIHPLTILLAVPLALVGALVSLFIFRQSLNIYSQIGLVMLIGLVTKNSILIVEFANQLRERGVALFDAVTQAARTRLRPILMTSLTVVFGVLPIAIGLGAGGEARRPLGISVVGGMLFSTFLTLVLVPVVYTLMARFTKQEETAAETAAAVEGGDGKEPVSAEFPAIVPATVRGTTE from the coding sequence ATGAAGCTAAGCGAACTTTCCATCAAGCGCCCCGTTTTCGCCTCGGTGATGAGCTTGGTCATCCTCCTTTTCGGGGTGATCGCCTTCACCCGGCTGCCGGTGCGGGAATATCCGGATATCGACCCGCCGGTCGTCTCCATCACCACCTTTTACCGCGGTGCCAGCCCGAGCGTGGTGGAAACCGAAATAACGGACATTCTGGAAGAGCAGCTCTCCACGCTCGAAGGGGTGAAAACCATCAAGTCCTCCAGCGTGGAGCAAGGATCGGTTATTTCCGTCGAGTTTGAACTGAACCGGGATGTCAACGAGGCGGCCAATGACGTGCGCGACCGGGTCACCCGCATTCGCGGCGAGCTGCCAGCCGAGGCGGATGATCCCATCATTGAAAAACTGGATGTCAACGCCCAGCCCTTTTTGTGGCTGGCCCTCTCCTCGACCCGCCATTCCGATTTGGAGGTTTCCGAAATCGCCGACCGGATTTTAAAAGAAAAGTTGCAGCGCCTGCCGGGGGTGGGGCTGGTCTTCATCGGCGGGGAACGGAAATACGCCATGCGGGTCTGGCTGGACGCCCAGCGAATGGCCGCCTTTGGGTTGACCACTCAAGATGTGGAAAATGCCATCCGCCGGGGGAACGCCGAAATTCCCGGCGGCCGGGTGGAGGGAGCGGGGCGGGAGTTCGCCGTGCGCACGCTCGGCAAGCTGGCCACCCCGGAGGAGTTCGCCGGACTCATCGTCAAACAGGATGGCGATCAAATCGTCCGACTGGGACAAGTGGCGGAAGTGACCTTGGGGGCCGAGGATGAGCGCACAGTGGTGCGCTACAACGGCCATCCCGCCGTCGGCGTCGGCATTGGCAAACAGAACAAGGCCTCCACCATCGAGGTTTCCAAAACGGTGATGGCCGCCCTCCCCCAACTGGCCAAGGAGCTGCCGAAAGGGATGAATTTGGAGGTCGCCTACAACGCCGCCGACTTCATTCAAGATTCCATAAACGAGGTGCAGGAGACCCTGTTCATTGCCTTCTGTTTGGTAATTTTGGTCATTCTGGCCTTTTTGAAAAGCTTCCGCGCCACCGTGATTCCTACTCTCGCCATCCCGGTTTCCATCTTTGGAAGTTTTGCCGTCGCCTACTTCCTCGGCTTCACACTGAACATTCTGACCCTTTTGGCCTTGGTTTTGGCCATCGGCTTGGTGGTGGATGACGCCATCGTCGTTTTGGAAAACGTTTACCGCCATATGCAGATGGGAAAGGATAGGAGAAAGGCGGCCTTCGACGCCTCCAAGGAGATAGGCTTTGCCGTTATTGCCATCACCATAACGCTGGTGGCGGTTTTCATCCCCCTTTCCTTTTTGACCGGCAACGTCGGCAAGCTCTTCCGGGAGTTCGGCCTTTCCGTGGCCGCCGCCGTTCTGATTTCCGGTTTCACCGCGCTTACGCTGACGCCGATGCTCACCTCCCGGATTCTAAAGCCGCTTTACGGCGTCGGCCACAATTGGGCCACCAAGAGCTTCGATGCTTTCTTTGCCTGGCTGGATTCGACCTACACCCGAATTCTGGCTTGGGCTTTGAAAAATCGGCTGAAGGTGTTTGCCGGCGCAACCGTTCTGGTTTTGCTTTCCCTCTCCCTGTTTAAGTTCCTCCCCTCCGAACTGGTGCCGGTGGAGGACCGCGGCATCGGCTTCGGCGTCGTGATTGCCCCGGAAGGGGCCACGCTGGACTACACGGATCGCTATATGCACCAGGTGGAAAACATCTTGATGAACCTGCCGGAGCGCCAGGGGCTTTTCACCGCGGTCGGCCTGGGGTTCGCCGGGCCGGGGCGGGTGACCAACGGGGTTCTGTTTTTACGTTTGAAACCGCGCGGGGAACGGGACCGCTCCCAGCAGGAAATCGTGCAGTCCCTCTTCCCGCAGTTGATGTCGATTCCCGGCGTTCTGGCCTTTGTCATCAACCCTCCCAGCTTGGGGGCCGATTTCACCTCCAGCCCGGTGGAGTACGTCTTGCAGGGAGACACCTACGAGGAACTGCAGCAAGCGGTCGGAATTATGATGGGCAAGGCCCAGCAGCTGGGCTACCTCTATAACCTTGACACCGATTTGCGCCTGAACAAGCCGCAACTGAACATCCAGATTGACCGCGAGCGCTCCGCCGGGCTCGGCGTTTCCGTGGCAGACATCGGCGCGACGTTGGAAACCTTCCTGGGCGGCCGGGTGGTCACCAATTTCAAGCGGGGGGCCAAGCAGTACGACGTCATTTTGCAGATGAAGCCCGCCGACCGGGCCACCCCCCGGACGATTGAAGACCTCTACGTCCGCACCCGTGGCGGGTTGGTGCAGCTCGCCAACGTGGTGCAGTTGAAGGAGACCGTGGCCCCCAAGGAGCTGAACCATTACAACCGTATCCGCTCCGCCACCATCACCGCCAGCATGCTTCCCGGCGTCAGCTTGGGGAAGGCCTTGGATGATCTCGACCAAATTCGCCAAAACGATCTGCCCCCGGGCATCAAGCGGGAGCTGGCCGGCCAGTCGCGCGAATTCCGCGAATCAAGCAGCGCCCTCTATTTCGTCTTTTTGCTGGCGGTGGTTTTCATTTACCTCGTTCTCTCCGCGCAGTTTGAGAGCTTCATTCATCCCTTGACCATTCTTTTGGCCGTGCCGCTCGCTCTGGTCGGGGCCTTGGTCTCCTTGTTCATCTTCCGCCAGAGCTTGAACATCTATTCCCAAATCGGGCTGGTTATGCTAATCGGTTTGGTGACAAAGAACTCTATTCTGATTGTGGAGTTCGCCAACCAATTGCGGGAACGGGGCGTGGCGCTATTTGACGCCGTGACGCAGGCCGCCCGCACCCGCTTGCGGCCGATTTTGATGACCTCCTTGACCGTGGTATTCGGCGTTTTGCCGATTGCCATCGGCCTCGGCGCGGGAGGCGAAGCCCGCCGCCCGCTCGGGATTTCGGTGGTGGGTGGAATGCTTTTTTCCACGTTTTTGACTTTGGTTCTGGTGCCGGTGGTTTATACCCTAATGGCCCGCTTTACCAAGCAGGAAGAAACTGCCGCGGAGACGGCGGCCGCCGTTGAGGGAGGTGACGGAAAAGAGCCGGTAAGCGCGGAATTTCCGGCCATTGTGCCGGCCACGGTGCGAGGCACGACCGAATAA
- a CDS encoding efflux RND transporter periplasmic adaptor subunit: MKINNRWGIDLGWVIALILVFLLITGCAKNKGNGFSPPPMPVEVATVTAGTVSDKFEAVGTLEALEAITVVAQIDAQVIDIPYKEGSVIEKGELIAQLDDEQLKAEEDRAEALRDQRKISYERVKSIVEQKAGAPQDLDDAAAALKMAEADWALAKARLAKTKITAPFSGLVGARRISPGAFVRTGDVITDLAKIDELRIIFYAPERYLSELKSGASVTVSAPAFPGHELKGRISVIEPVVNPESRTVKILARVPNPARKFRPGMSANVSAVLSERKNALTVPDEAVFAEGDKNLVYVIQKDSTVVPTPIVCGTRQKASVEVLSGLAPGTQVVKAGHQKLFPGAKVFPVPDSGTPQAAGGKS; this comes from the coding sequence ATGAAAATAAATAATCGCTGGGGAATAGATTTGGGCTGGGTGATTGCCCTAATTCTGGTTTTCCTGTTAATCACCGGCTGCGCCAAGAACAAGGGGAACGGTTTTTCCCCGCCGCCGATGCCGGTGGAGGTCGCCACGGTCACGGCCGGGACGGTCTCCGACAAATTTGAGGCGGTCGGCACGTTGGAAGCGTTGGAGGCCATCACCGTGGTGGCCCAAATCGACGCCCAGGTCATCGACATCCCCTACAAGGAAGGTTCGGTGATTGAAAAAGGGGAATTGATTGCCCAACTGGATGATGAGCAGTTGAAAGCCGAAGAAGACCGTGCCGAAGCCCTGCGCGACCAGCGGAAAATCAGCTACGAACGGGTGAAATCAATCGTCGAGCAGAAGGCTGGTGCGCCGCAGGATTTGGACGACGCCGCCGCCGCTTTAAAAATGGCCGAAGCGGATTGGGCCTTGGCCAAGGCCCGCTTGGCCAAAACAAAAATCACCGCCCCCTTTTCCGGCTTGGTCGGCGCACGCCGGATTTCCCCAGGGGCCTTCGTCCGCACCGGGGACGTAATTACCGATTTGGCCAAAATCGACGAACTGCGAATCATCTTCTACGCCCCCGAACGGTATTTATCCGAGCTCAAGTCCGGCGCCTCCGTTACCGTTTCCGCCCCTGCCTTTCCGGGTCATGAGTTGAAAGGCAGAATCAGCGTGATAGAGCCGGTGGTCAACCCGGAATCCCGCACGGTCAAAATTCTGGCGCGGGTCCCCAACCCGGCCCGCAAGTTCCGTCCCGGCATGTCGGCCAACGTATCGGCCGTTTTGAGCGAACGCAAGAACGCCCTCACCGTGCCGGACGAGGCGGTCTTTGCCGAGGGGGATAAAAATTTGGTGTACGTGATCCAAAAAGACAGCACGGTGGTTCCCACGCCGATTGTCTGCGGCACCCGGCAGAAGGCCTCCGTGGAGGTTTTAAGCGGGCTGGCCCCGGGCACGCAGGTGGTCAAAGCCGGGCATCAAAAGCTCTTCCCCGGCGCCAAGGTCTTTCCGGTGCCGGATTCGGGAACGCCGCAAGCGGCGGGAGGTAAATCATGA